The Lysinibacillus irui sequence ATGTTACAACACGGTTAATAATTTTTTTAATGACAAATCGTTGAATAAGCCAACCAACTAGACAAATGATGATCGCAATCAAGACATCCATCCATGTCGGGACTGTAAATTTAGGTAAAAACCAATGTAATGAATCCATGTATTTCTCCTTTAAAGTACCTATGTATCTCCAACAAAAAGGAGCTGACCTGTAGTAATAATGGCTAGCCCCCTTTTGTTATTGTATTGCATCATCCGCAAAAAAAGCCTTACTAGCAAACCAAAATTGCTGTTTATTAAAATTATGTTCCTGCATCGCAATGACTGAAAATTCAGCATGGTATTTTTGCTTCATTTCCTCTAGCATGATTTTCGTTTGCTTCCCTACTAAATGCTTTCCATCAATGGGCGTTCCTTCTGTAAAAATGATAACTTCTGCTTGAGCACCAAGTTGATTTTCCTGCAGCAACGCTTTAACAAACTGCAAAACAGGCAAAATAGCAGCCTCTCCCTTTGCCTTATATTCGATAAAGCTTTTAAAATCAGCTAAATTTAAATGTCCATTTTCAAAGCGGTAATGAACATGTATTTGCTGATCATAAGGGACAATATATAAATCGCGACTTTCACGATGTGCATTCATAAATAATGGCAAAATCATGCTTTTACAAAGCTCTGAGTAAACAGCCATCCCTGTAGTTTGTTCCAAACAAATAATTAACGGACCAGGCTCTTGCTTATACTCATGAAATGGAACATAAAACACATTTCCACTTTTCAACGTTTGCTGCTTGAGCTTTTGACGTCTGAGCTCTGACCATTTGTGTTCATAATACAAACGTTGTTCACGGCCATCAGCTAAGCGTTCAGCTTTCTCAATAGGAGGGATATTTTCTCTTATTTCATGCATAATATCTGCCAATTCAAGTGCAAATGCTGCCATATTTCGTAAAGGCTCACTCTTGAAAAAGTAGTCGATGAAATAACGTTGCTCCCTGTCGTTTAGTTCTTCAAGATGTAGATTTTCATACAAAAAATGTAAATAGTTACATTGCTCTTCTGTCATGTCCAAGTTCAATTTTTCTATGAGTGATTGTATCGGATTTTTCACGTAGCAGCACCTCCAAAGCACCACATTTTTTGGATAATGTCTATAGTATAACCAAAAAATTTTTTTGACAATACAAATACGCTCGTTATATTGACGATACTAAAAAAACTTGGTTGCTCCTACAAGTGAACTTTTGTCCAAATAAAAAGAAGAGCTTTATTAGCAGCTCTTCCCCCTTAATTATTTAATTCATAATGTTTGCCTTTGACTAAGTAAAATAGATGTTCGGCAATATTTGTGGCATGGTCAGCCGAACGTTCTAAATAGCGGCAGATAAATGTGAGATGTGTAATTTGAGAAATATGTGCCGGATTTTCTACACCAGCGCGAAGTAAAAGTGTAACCGTTGCACCATATAAATCATCCACATAGTCATCTAATTCAGCAATTTCTTTAGCACGCACTGTATCTTCTTCTGTAAAGGCCTTCATGATACTCTCTAACATTTCTACTGTTTTATTACACATTGTTTGCAAATTAGTCATCGGAAATACTATAGGTTCTTTGCCAATTCGAATGGCTTCTTTAGCGATGTTGACTGCATAATCGCCCACTCTTTCCATATCGGATGCGGCTTTTACAAGGACCATTAAACGGCGTAAATCTGTTGCCACTGGTTGTTGCTTAGCAATCATTAAAATAACATGATCATTTATCGCTTCTTCAAGACGATTAATCACTAAATCATCTTCTAAAATTTTTAAGGCTTTTTCTAAATCCTGCTCTACTAAAGCTTCAAACGCTGTTTTTAATGCTAGGATACTACTGTTGGCAAGGGCCACAAATTGTCCCTGCACTTCTTTCAGCTCTTGTTCAAAACGCTCACGTACTACCATCTATTGCTCCTCCTTAGCCGAAACGTCCTGAAATATAGTCTTCCGTACGTTGATCTGCTGGTGTTTGGAAGATGATATCCGTTTTATCGTATTCTACTACTTCTCCGCTAAGGAAGAATGCTGTACGATCGGAAATACGTGCAGCTTGTTGCATGTTATGTGTCACGATAACAATTGAATAATCCTGCTTCAGCTCTTGCACAAGCTCTTCTACTTTTAATGTAGAGATTGGGTCTAATGCGGATGTTGGTTCATCCATTAAGATGACATCTGGTTCAATCGCTAAGCAACGAGCAATACAAATACGTTGTTGCTGACCACCTGATAAGCCATAAGCATTTTGATTTAAACGATCTTTTACTTCATCCCAAATTGCTGCGCCACGTAGCGACTTCTCAACAATTTCATCCAGAATTTTTTTATTCTTAATACCGTGGATTCTTGGTCCATACGCAATGTTATCATAAATAGATTTTGGAAACGGATTAGGTTTTTGGAACACCATTCCTACACGTGTTCTTAATTCCTCAACCGTATAATTTTTATCTAAAATATTACGTTCACGATATAAAATTTCACCAGATGTACGAACACTTGGTACAAGCTCGACCATTCTGTTTAACGTTTTCAGATACGTCGATTTACCACAGCCAGAAGGCCCAATAATCGCCGTTACTTCATTTTCATAGATGCTTAAATTAATATCCTTCAAGCCATGATGATCGCCATACCATAAATTTAAATCACGTGTATCATAGACAATATTTTTGGCCACTTCCGCAGCAGGCTTAGTTGTCGCTCGAATCGGTTTAACAATAGTTTTTTCATCTTTTAAATCTAGAACCATAAGGTCACCTCATTAATAACGTTTTTGGAATTTATTTCGAATAAAGATGGCAATTGAATTCATCAATAGCAGGACAGTCATGAGCACTAAAATACCTGCGGCTGCCACATACTGAAAGGCTTCTTGTGGTCTTTTTGCCCAATCATAGATTTGCATTGGTAAGGCTGTAAATTGACTCAATAAACCGTTCGGTAAAAACTGAAGGATAACTGGAATCCCGATAACAACAAGTGGTGCTGTTTCTCCAATGGCACGAGACATTGCTAAAATACTGCCTGTCAGAATACCTGGAATTGCAGCAGGTAGCACAACACGTAAAATCGTTTGCCATTTTGTTGCACCCATACCATATGAAGCTTCTCGTTGCTCATTCGGTACAGCACGAATGGCTTCCTGTGCAGCCACAATGATAACAGGTAAGATTAATAAACTCATTGTTAACCCAGCAGCTAAAATACTTTTACCTAGACCCATCATACGTACAAAAATTGTTAACCCTAGTAAACCAAAAACAATGGAAGGTACACCTGCTAAATTC is a genomic window containing:
- the phoU gene encoding phosphate signaling complex protein PhoU, which codes for MVVRERFEQELKEVQGQFVALANSSILALKTAFEALVEQDLEKALKILEDDLVINRLEEAINDHVILMIAKQQPVATDLRRLMVLVKAASDMERVGDYAVNIAKEAIRIGKEPIVFPMTNLQTMCNKTVEMLESIMKAFTEEDTVRAKEIAELDDYVDDLYGATVTLLLRAGVENPAHISQITHLTFICRYLERSADHATNIAEHLFYLVKGKHYELNN
- the pstB gene encoding phosphate ABC transporter ATP-binding protein PstB gives rise to the protein MVLDLKDEKTIVKPIRATTKPAAEVAKNIVYDTRDLNLWYGDHHGLKDINLSIYENEVTAIIGPSGCGKSTYLKTLNRMVELVPSVRTSGEILYRERNILDKNYTVEELRTRVGMVFQKPNPFPKSIYDNIAYGPRIHGIKNKKILDEIVEKSLRGAAIWDEVKDRLNQNAYGLSGGQQQRICIARCLAIEPDVILMDEPTSALDPISTLKVEELVQELKQDYSIVIVTHNMQQAARISDRTAFFLSGEVVEYDKTDIIFQTPADQRTEDYISGRFG
- the pstA gene encoding phosphate ABC transporter permease PstA gives rise to the protein MRYMDDTVVMKRMSKRITFNKVWKALFFLATTFALVTLAILLYRIVTQGIDYLNIDFLTNFASRFADKAGIKAALIGSLWLMAVVAPVSIILGVGTAIYLEEYAKKNRINDFIRMNISNLAGVPSIVFGLLGLTIFVRMMGLGKSILAAGLTMSLLILPVIIVAAQEAIRAVPNEQREASYGMGATKWQTILRVVLPAAIPGILTGSILAMSRAIGETAPLVVIGIPVILQFLPNGLLSQFTALPMQIYDWAKRPQEAFQYVAAAGILVLMTVLLLMNSIAIFIRNKFQKRY